A stretch of the Capsicum annuum cultivar UCD-10X-F1 chromosome 8, UCD10Xv1.1, whole genome shotgun sequence genome encodes the following:
- the LOC107839984 gene encoding uncharacterized protein LOC107839984 (The sequence of the model RefSeq protein was modified relative to this genomic sequence to represent the inferred CDS: added 26 bases not found in genome assembly), producing MALGSFISSHRQLLEHLALEKYSDNANHMEINAPKLRSFVFIGNIHFIHLKCVPLLAKVSRESIESSVRAGNYDLAVFFKSIPALENLHWDYSNFRPFMFAGPGEVPGKFPSALNCLKRLYLSEVCVAEHVEVAWALCLIRSSPYLEELEIKGPGDLFGELLSFVPWVLRMKFLQASQM from the exons CCATCGTCAGTTGCTTGAGCATTTAGCTCTGGAAAAGTACTCAGATAATGCAAATCACATGGAAATTAATGCTCCCAAGTTGAGGTCATTTGTCTTCATAGGTAATATACATTTTATACATCTAAAATGTGTCCCTCTTCTTGCAAAAGTTTCACGTGAGTCTATAGAATCCTCTGTAAGGGCAGGAAATTATGATCTTGCGGTATTTTTCAAGTCTATTCCTGCTCTTGAGAATCTCCACTGGGATTACAGTAATTTCCGGCCG TTCATGTTTGCAGGACCAGGTGAAGTACCAGGAAAGTTTCCTTCTGCTCTTAACTGCCTTAAACGTCTTTACCTATCCGAGGTCTGCGTGGCGGAACATGTCGAGGTTGCATGGGCTCTTTGCTTGATAAGAAGCTCCCCATATTTAGAGGAACTTGAAATTAAG GGACCTGGTGATCTTTTTGGTGAATTACTTTCTTTTGTGCCTTGGGTGTTGAGGATGAAATTCCTGCAAGCTTCTCAGATGTGA
- the LOC107879421 gene encoding pentatricopeptide repeat-containing protein At1g77405-like, whose translation MFSSRSLSSPFTQNQNLLIDQVMAAIFRNRPCETNVVASIPQPFWTVEAVSQVLRSIPRFLFQSPRSYNTLIFALCRVGNFKKAKFLMEQMELPGFRCPPDVFTYTILISSYCRYSMETGCRKAIRRRIWEANHLFRLMLFKGFVPDVVTYNCLINGCCKTNRIERALELLEDMVKRGIAPNRITYNSFIRYYSATNEIDKAIEMLRKMQEMNHGVLPCNSSYTPIIHALCETGMVVEARDFLVELAEQGSIPREYTYKLVCDALESAGKIDLLDAEFCTRLEDGIKDRIKEVMKIKPLLQHYSV comes from the coding sequence ATGTTCTCCTCACGATCACTTTCTTCTCCTTTCACCCAGAACCAGAACCTCCTTATAGATCAAGTAATGGCTGCTATTTTTCGAAATCGACCGTGTGAGACAAATGTTGTAGCCTCCATTCCCCAACCCTTTTGGACGGTAGAAGCAGTTTCTCAAGTCTTAAGATCAATACCCAGATTCCTCTTCCAATCCCCAAGATCCTACAACACTCTCATATTTGCACTTTGTAGAGTTGGGAATTTCAAAAAAGCCAAGTTCTTGATGGAGCAAATGGAGTTGCCTGGTTTTAGGTGCCCGCCGGATGTCTTTACGTACACAATCTTGATCAGCTCTTATTGTAGGTACAGTATGGAAACTGGATGCAGAAAAGCTATTAGAAGGAGAATTTGGGAGGCGAATCACTTGTTTCGCCTTATGCTATTTAAAGGATTTGTTCCTGATGTTGTAACTTACAATTGTTTGATCAATGGATGCTGCAAAACTAATAGGATAGAGCGGGCATTGGAGTTGTTGGAAGATATGGTGAAAAGAGGGATTGCACCTAATCGAATTACATATAATTCTTTCATTAGGTACTATAGTGCTACAAATGAGATTGATAAGGCTATTGAAATGCTGAGAAAAATGCAAGAAATGAATCATGGAGTACTACCATGTAACAGTTCTTATACACCGATAATTCATGCCCTGTGTGAAACTGGTATGGTGGTGGAGGCGCGAGATTTTCTTGTTGAATTGGCTGAGCAAGGTTCAATTCCAAGAGAATATACTTACAAACTAGTTTGTGATGCTTTAGAATCTGCTGGGAAGATTGATTTGCTTGATGCAGAATTCTGTACAAGATTAGAAGATGGTATTAAAGATA